Genomic DNA from Nonomuraea rubra:
CGGCACTGCGTCACGCGTTCGGCGCCTTCGCCACCGGAGTCACCGTGGTGACGACGGGCGGCCCGGTCCCTCATGCCATGACGGCCAACTCCTTCACCTCGGTCTCACTCGACCCGCCGCTGCTGCTGATCTGCGTCGCCAAGTCGGCGTCGATGCACCGCTTCCTCGGGGACAGCACGTTCTTCGGCGTCTCGGTGCTGGCCGCCCACCAGGAGGCGGAGGCCAGGCACTTCGCCAACCGCTACCGCGAGACGGGCGCGGCCCAGTTCGCCGCGGTGGACGTGGTGCCGGGCGAGCTCACGGACGTCCCGCTGATCGCGGACGCCGCCGTGTGCTTCGAGTGCGACCTGTGGCGCTCCTACGATGGCGGCGACCACACGATCTTCCTCGGCAAGGTGCTGTCGATGCGGCAGCGCCCCGGCAGTGACGGGCTGCTGGTGTATCGGGGCAGGTTCGCCTCGCTCGAAGAGGTCGCGGCGTAATGGTCGTCCACCTCCCGCCGCAGGCGGCGCCGGCACGCGTGCGTGCGGCGCCGCCCGGCCCGCCCCTGTGGGCGGGCCCCGCCCTGTTCAGGCAGCTCGTCTCGGACCGGCTCGGGATGTTGTCGGGCGCCGTCTCCAGGTACGGCGACGCCGTGCGCCTCACCATCGGCCCCAAGAGCCTCTACCTGTTCAACCACCCCGACCACGCCAAGCACGTGCTGGCCGACAACAACGCCGGCTACCGCAAGGGTCTCGGCCTGGCCGAGGCCAGGCGGGTCCTCGGCGACGGCCTGCTGACCAGCCACGGCCAGGTGTGGCGCGACCAGCGCAGGTCGATCCAGCCGCTCTTCCAGAACAAGCGGCTGGCCGGGCAGGACACGGCCGTCGCCGAGGAGACGGGCAGGCTCGTGGCGCGGCTGCGGGCCCACGCCGGCCGCGGGCCCGTGGACGTGGCGCACGAGATGACCGCGCTCACGCTCGGCGTGCTCGGCAGGACGCTGCTGGAGGCCGATCTCGGCGCGTACGAGTCCATCGGGCACGCCTTCGAGGGCGTCCAGGACCAGGCGATGTTCGAGATGGTCACGCTCGGCGCGGTGCCGCTGTGGCTGCCGCTCCCGCTCCACCTGCGCTTCCGCAGGTCGCGCCGCGAGCTGCACCGGATCGCCGACGCGCTGATCGCCCACCGGATCGAGCATCCGACCGGCGGGGACGACCTGCTGTCCCGCCTGATCGCCTCCGCCGGGCAGGCTCCCGGCGAGCGGGCGGCCCGCGACCGCCTGCGCGCCGAGCTGATCACGGTCCTGCTGGCCGGCCACGAGACCACGGCTTCGACGCTGTCGTGGGCCTTCCACCTGATCGACCGCCATCCCGGCGTGCGCGAGCGGCTGCGCGAGGAGGCCGTCTCCGTGCTCGGCGACCGGCCGCCCACTGTCGCCGACCTGCCCAGGCTCACCTACACCACCATGGTGCTGGAGGAGGTCATGCGGCTCTACCCGCCGGTGTGGGCGCTGACCCGCGTGGCGGTGACGGGCGACGAGGTGGGTGGGTACCGGGTGCCCGCCGGGGCCGACGTGCTGATCAGCCCGTACACGCTGCACCGGCATCCGGGCTGGTGGCGGGAGCCGGAGCGGTTCGACCCCGAGCGGTTCGCGCCGGAGGCGCGGTCGGACCGGCCCCGGTACGCCTACATCCCGTTCGGCGCCGGGCCGCGGTTCTGCGTCGGGAGCCACCTGGGGATGATGGAGGCCGTCTTCGTGCTCGCGTCGGTGGCGCGGGAGCTGCGGCTGACCGGCCTGCCCGGGCGGCCGGCGGTGCCCGAGGCGATGTTGTCGCTGCGGGTGCGCGGCGGGCTGCCGATGACCGTCAGCCTCCTGTGAGAAAGAGCCGCGGGCGGTGAGGAGATCACCGCCCGCGGCTCGGCGCGTCAGCGTTCGGCTTCACCCGTCGCCCTCCTGGTTCCACGCCTCCTGGTTCCACGCAGCCAGCACGTCGCGAAGAGCGAGCAGGTGAGGCGGGTCGAAGCTGCTCATGGGCCGGAGCGTGAGGTCGGCCCGGTGGGTGCCGCCCTGTTCGCCGACCGCGATCGGTCCGCGGCGCGCCACGCACAGCGAGACCTCGGTGGTGGGCGGCAGGTTGACGGCGTCGTCGCAGCCCTCGGCCACCGACTGGGCCAGCAGGTACCAGTGGCCCGCCGGCACGTCGTCCATGACGAAGGGGCCGGGACGGCTGAGCACGGTGTAGCTGGCCGGCTTGCCCTCCAGGAGCTGCCCCACGAACATCCCCGCGAAGACGGGCCTGTCGGGCAGCGGCGAGGTGACCGTGCCGTGGACGGTGGCGGTGCCGCCGCCGCGCGACCGGCTCGCCCCGCCCGCCAGGCTCTTCCTGGAGACGCCCAGGACCTGGCGGTACCGGCTGGGTGACAGGCCGACACTGCGCGTGAACCGGCTGCTGAACGTGCCGACGCTGGAGTAGCCGACCTGGTGGCTGATGTAGGCGATGTTCAGCGAGGTCGAGGCGAGCAGCCGCTTGGCCTCGCGCAGCCGCACCGCCGACAGGAACCGGCCGGGCGACAGCCCCGTGACACGCTGGAAGACCCGCGAGAAGTGGAACTTGCTGAACATCGCGGTGTGCGCCATGTCGTCGATCGTGATCTGCTCACCGAAGTTTTCCTGGATGTTCTCGATCACTCGCATGACGGCTCGTTCAATGACGTCGTCCATGTGGCCTCCCGCTTCCGGATCGGCCGGTGAGGCATGCTTTCCGGATACGCGTCGATAAATTCCGTTCGGAGGTACACGCGCCGAGCCCGCGGTAATGCTGCACGGTCCGCGAAATTATTTCCGGAAAAATCGCTGGGTCATTGCCCGGTATCTCGCGGTGGTTATTCCTTGCAAAACCCTGTTGATTGTTGTCAACTGGCCGGAGAAGGCCGGAGTGCTCGGGAGGGCCGCGATGGCGGCCCGGCAAGGTGCCCATCA
This window encodes:
- a CDS encoding helix-turn-helix domain-containing protein gives rise to the protein MDDVIERAVMRVIENIQENFGEQITIDDMAHTAMFSKFHFSRVFQRVTGLSPGRFLSAVRLREAKRLLASTSLNIAYISHQVGYSSVGTFSSRFTRSVGLSPSRYRQVLGVSRKSLAGGASRSRGGGTATVHGTVTSPLPDRPVFAGMFVGQLLEGKPASYTVLSRPGPFVMDDVPAGHWYLLAQSVAEGCDDAVNLPPTTEVSLCVARRGPIAVGEQGGTHRADLTLRPMSSFDPPHLLALRDVLAAWNQEAWNQEGDG
- a CDS encoding cytochrome P450; this translates as MVVHLPPQAAPARVRAAPPGPPLWAGPALFRQLVSDRLGMLSGAVSRYGDAVRLTIGPKSLYLFNHPDHAKHVLADNNAGYRKGLGLAEARRVLGDGLLTSHGQVWRDQRRSIQPLFQNKRLAGQDTAVAEETGRLVARLRAHAGRGPVDVAHEMTALTLGVLGRTLLEADLGAYESIGHAFEGVQDQAMFEMVTLGAVPLWLPLPLHLRFRRSRRELHRIADALIAHRIEHPTGGDDLLSRLIASAGQAPGERAARDRLRAELITVLLAGHETTASTLSWAFHLIDRHPGVRERLREEAVSVLGDRPPTVADLPRLTYTTMVLEEVMRLYPPVWALTRVAVTGDEVGGYRVPAGADVLISPYTLHRHPGWWREPERFDPERFAPEARSDRPRYAYIPFGAGPRFCVGSHLGMMEAVFVLASVARELRLTGLPGRPAVPEAMLSLRVRGGLPMTVSLL
- a CDS encoding flavin reductase family protein, giving the protein MNVSSSTALTDSVTDSAALRHAFGAFATGVTVVTTGGPVPHAMTANSFTSVSLDPPLLLICVAKSASMHRFLGDSTFFGVSVLAAHQEAEARHFANRYRETGAAQFAAVDVVPGELTDVPLIADAAVCFECDLWRSYDGGDHTIFLGKVLSMRQRPGSDGLLVYRGRFASLEEVAA